From a single Octopus sinensis linkage group LG5, ASM634580v1, whole genome shotgun sequence genomic region:
- the LOC115212250 gene encoding uncharacterized protein LOC115212250 gives MRVNLHKGISISTRTDEKLFDFFRLRSSIKVKEMLVRKLLYADDSDLVSRSIENTQHIVDQFPCAAHMFDLKINTSKTELLYQSPQRCFNRSREPGSMRVHGDSLKDTEDFTYLGSAVTCINYSDRETER, from the coding sequence ATGAGAGTTAATCTGCACAAGGGGATTTCCATCAGCACCAGGACAGACGAGAAGCTCTTCGACTTCTTCCGTCTTCGTTCCTCCATAAAAGTCAAGGAAATGTTAGTCAGGAAGCTGCTTTATGCAGATGACTCAGATCTCGTGTCCAGAAGCATTGAGAACACGCAACACATTGTGGACCAGTTCCCTTGTGCAGCACACATGTTTGACCTCAAAATCAACActtcgaaaactgagttgctcTACCAGTCCCCACAAAGATGTTTTAATAGATCGAGAGAGCCCGGATCAATGAGAGTACACGGAGATTCCCTGAAGGACACTGAGGATTTTACCTATCTTGGCAGCGCAGTAACTTGTATTAACTATTCTGACCGCGAAACTGAGAGGTGA